The proteins below come from a single Crossiella sp. CA-258035 genomic window:
- a CDS encoding TSUP family transporter: MRAATAGVAAELPGSMAGLAVLGGSAGAALLLTTPAATFERIVPWLIALGSVLLLTRDRLREIADERAKRRGGGPGSAVPLPGAIALVAVYGGYFGAGAGVLSLAVLTGAANLTAGLAFAALAPVHRLAAALLALGALAGLGQAAHLWWRTTGQLYDH, translated from the coding sequence GTGCGAGCGGCTACGGCCGGCGTCGCGGCCGAGCTGCCCGGTTCGATGGCCGGGCTGGCCGTGCTGGGCGGATCAGCCGGGGCCGCGCTGCTGCTGACCACCCCGGCGGCGACCTTCGAGCGGATCGTGCCCTGGCTGATCGCGCTGGGCTCGGTGCTGCTGCTGACCCGGGACCGGCTGCGGGAGATCGCCGATGAGCGGGCCAAGCGGCGCGGCGGCGGTCCTGGCTCGGCGGTGCCGCTGCCCGGGGCGATCGCGCTGGTCGCGGTCTACGGCGGCTACTTCGGCGCGGGGGCGGGTGTGCTGTCGCTGGCCGTGCTCACCGGCGCGGCCAACCTCACCGCAGGGCTCGCCTTCGCCGCGCTGGCCCCGGTGCACCGGCTCGCCGCGGCCCTGCTCGCGCTCGGCGCGCTGGCCGGTCTGGGCCAGGCCGCGCACCTGTGGTGGCGTACCACCGGCCAGTTGTATGACCACTAA
- a CDS encoding SDR family oxidoreductase, giving the protein MRVRDAVVVVTGASSGIGRAAALEFAGKGASVVVAARRPEALRELVRECEAAGGRALAVPTDVADAHQVNNLARLAAERFGRIDVWVNAAAVSVFAPFEEIPLDDFRRVLDVNVMGCVHGARAALRYLRDQGRGVLVNVSSVVGAVPQPYTAPYGMSKFAVRALGVSLRQELRLAKARGVRVCTVLPATIDTPFFAHAANYTERRAVAMPPVYSPERVARAIVGLVRVPRREVVVGPVGRVLLLQAKFWPGLTEKLTAFQVDRSHLSRQQDADPTHGNLHEPAPGTGEVHGGWHGGRRTAVRRVATGALVLTGAALAVARGRR; this is encoded by the coding sequence ATGCGGGTACGGGATGCCGTTGTCGTGGTCACCGGCGCCTCCAGCGGCATCGGCCGGGCGGCCGCGCTGGAGTTCGCGGGCAAGGGCGCCTCGGTGGTGGTGGCCGCGCGGCGGCCGGAGGCGTTGCGGGAGCTGGTGCGGGAGTGCGAGGCAGCGGGTGGGCGGGCGCTGGCGGTGCCGACCGATGTGGCCGATGCCCACCAGGTCAACAACCTGGCGCGGCTGGCCGCGGAGCGTTTTGGCCGGATCGACGTGTGGGTCAACGCGGCCGCGGTGTCGGTGTTCGCGCCGTTCGAGGAGATTCCGCTGGATGACTTCCGGCGGGTGCTGGATGTCAACGTGATGGGCTGCGTGCACGGGGCCCGCGCGGCGCTGCGGTACCTGCGGGACCAGGGCCGCGGTGTGCTGGTGAACGTCTCCTCGGTGGTCGGCGCCGTGCCGCAGCCCTACACCGCGCCCTACGGCATGTCGAAGTTCGCGGTCCGCGCGCTGGGTGTGAGCCTGCGCCAGGAACTGCGGCTGGCCAAGGCGCGCGGTGTGCGGGTGTGCACCGTGCTGCCCGCCACCATCGACACCCCGTTCTTCGCGCACGCGGCGAACTACACCGAACGCCGGGCGGTGGCCATGCCGCCGGTGTACTCCCCGGAGCGGGTCGCCAGGGCGATCGTCGGCCTGGTGCGGGTGCCCCGGCGTGAGGTCGTGGTCGGCCCGGTGGGGCGCGTTCTGCTGTTGCAGGCGAAGTTCTGGCCCGGCTTGACCGAGAAGCTGACCGCGTTCCAAGTGGACCGCTCGCACCTGTCCCGGCAGCAGGACGCGGACCCGACGCACGGCAACCTGCACGAGCCCGCGCCGGGTACTGGCGAGGTGCACGGTGGCTGGCACGGCGGGCGGCGCACGGCTGTGCGGCGGGTCGCCACCGGCGCGCTCGTGCTGACCGGCGCGGCGCTGGCCGTCGCCAGGGGCAGGCGGTAG
- a CDS encoding DUF6817 domain-containing protein, with translation MSADAEVEAWLRHKGTEAIPHPGGTLYAHLCRVRDRLADLGHGSPVQLAGLTHAAYGTDGFGLALLDWQDRAPLRTLIGDPAEELVYRYGSCDRDRSWPRLAAIGEVTDRFTGRVSTLAGARLTEFVDLSIVNELDVIEQDPGLLAKHGDYFRELFTTWTPVASAPLRPSLRDLLDR, from the coding sequence GTGAGCGCTGACGCCGAGGTCGAAGCATGGTTGCGGCACAAGGGAACCGAGGCGATCCCGCATCCGGGCGGAACCCTGTACGCCCACCTGTGCCGGGTGCGGGACCGCCTCGCCGATCTGGGTCACGGCTCCCCCGTCCAACTGGCCGGGCTGACCCACGCCGCCTACGGCACCGACGGTTTCGGCCTGGCCCTGCTCGACTGGCAGGACCGCGCCCCGCTCCGCACCCTCATCGGCGACCCGGCCGAGGAGCTGGTCTACCGGTACGGCTCCTGCGACCGGGACCGCAGCTGGCCGCGCCTGGCCGCCATCGGCGAGGTGACCGACCGCTTCACCGGCCGGGTGAGCACCCTGGCCGGTGCACGGCTGACCGAGTTCGTCGACCTCAGCATCGTCAACGAGCTCGACGTGATCGAGCAGGACCCGGGTCTGCTGGCCAAGCACGGGGACTACTTCCGGGAGCTGTTCACCACCTGGACGCCAGTCGCCTCCGCGCCGCTGCGGCCCAGCCTGCGAGACCTCCTCGACCGCTGA
- a CDS encoding cyclase family protein → MTAERSMPTQDDVLGYFDTLSNWGRWGEDDERGTLNHITDEVRLAAARAVRHGRSVSCGWEIAVPEEMERSTTSCPCAADMPGAENMPLPGFRDDRRWGFSNERLGIMFHGNTITHVDSPCHLFWDGQMYNGRSHSLVDAATGSAWAAVTAAADGIITRGVLLDVAKVRDVPWLEPGQGVFPEDLEEAERRQGVRVRSGDAVLLRTGYGRLRHEAGAAGGVTQAGWHASCLPWLRDREVALIGADTPQDVQPSGYADVLMPVHAVGLVAMGLWLLDNCDLEACARTAAELGQWDFQLAVAPVRFAGTSGSPVNPIATF, encoded by the coding sequence ATGACCGCAGAGCGATCGATGCCCACCCAGGACGACGTGCTCGGCTACTTCGACACGCTGTCGAACTGGGGACGGTGGGGCGAGGACGACGAGCGCGGCACCCTGAACCACATCACCGACGAGGTCCGGCTGGCAGCGGCGCGGGCCGTGCGCCACGGCCGGAGCGTGTCGTGCGGGTGGGAGATCGCCGTGCCGGAGGAGATGGAGCGGTCGACGACCTCGTGCCCGTGCGCCGCCGACATGCCGGGCGCCGAGAACATGCCCCTGCCCGGGTTCCGCGACGACCGGCGCTGGGGCTTCTCGAACGAGCGGCTCGGCATCATGTTCCACGGCAACACCATCACCCACGTCGACTCGCCCTGCCACCTCTTCTGGGACGGCCAGATGTACAACGGGCGATCACACTCCTTGGTCGACGCCGCAACGGGATCGGCGTGGGCGGCCGTCACTGCGGCGGCGGACGGGATCATCACGCGCGGTGTCCTGCTGGACGTTGCCAAGGTCCGCGATGTGCCGTGGCTGGAACCGGGACAGGGTGTGTTCCCCGAGGACCTGGAGGAGGCCGAGCGTCGCCAGGGCGTGCGGGTGCGCTCCGGCGACGCGGTGCTCCTGCGGACCGGCTACGGCCGCCTCCGGCACGAGGCGGGGGCGGCCGGCGGTGTCACCCAGGCCGGGTGGCACGCGTCCTGCCTGCCGTGGCTGCGTGACCGGGAGGTCGCGCTGATCGGCGCGGACACCCCGCAGGACGTGCAGCCGTCGGGGTACGCGGACGTGTTGATGCCGGTGCACGCGGTGGGCTTGGTCGCGATGGGGTTGTGGCTGCTGGACAACTGCGACCTGGAGGCGTGTGCGCGGACGGCTGCCGAGCTGGGGCAGTGGGACTTCCAGCTCGCGGTCGCGCCGGTGCGCTTCGCCGGCACCTCCGGCAGCCCGGTCAACCCGATCGCCACCTTCTGA
- a CDS encoding aspartate aminotransferase family protein gives MVAPTTDSPVTEFWADVDRHLVRYGGTFTREIIASAEGSFLRTEDGRRILDFTSGQMSAILGHSHPDIVATVRRQVGTLDHLFSGMLSRPVVDLARRLAGTLPEPLEKVQLLTTGAEVNEAALRMAKLVTGKHEIVSFARSWHGMTQAAAGATYSAGRKGYGPAAPGNLAIPAPNTYRPDFCTPEGELDWRRQLDFGFELVDAQSTGSLAACLVEPILSSGGVLEPPPGYFAALAEKCRERGMLLILDEAQTGLCRTGTWYAFERDGIVPDILTLSKTLGAGLPLAAVITSAEIEEAAHRRDYLFFTTHVSDPLVAAVGNTVLDVLERDNLAERAQRLGERLRQGLTRLAERHEVVGDVRGRGLLAGLELVVNRETKQASDELGAAVTRRCLELGLHMNIVQLPGMGGVFRIAPPLTATEEELALGVDLLDQAIGDVVSGRA, from the coding sequence ATGGTTGCTCCGACCACCGATTCGCCGGTCACCGAGTTCTGGGCCGACGTGGACCGCCACCTGGTCCGCTACGGCGGCACGTTCACCCGAGAGATCATCGCCAGCGCCGAGGGCAGTTTCCTGCGCACCGAGGACGGCCGCCGCATCCTGGACTTCACCTCAGGGCAGATGAGCGCGATCCTCGGCCACTCCCACCCCGACATCGTGGCCACCGTGCGCCGCCAGGTCGGCACGCTGGACCACCTGTTCAGCGGCATGCTCAGCCGCCCGGTGGTCGACCTGGCCCGTCGGCTGGCCGGGACCCTGCCGGAGCCGCTGGAGAAGGTGCAGCTGCTGACCACCGGCGCGGAGGTCAACGAGGCCGCGCTGCGGATGGCCAAGCTGGTCACCGGCAAGCACGAGATCGTCTCCTTCGCCCGGTCCTGGCACGGCATGACCCAGGCCGCGGCCGGCGCGACCTACAGCGCGGGCCGCAAGGGCTACGGCCCGGCCGCGCCCGGCAACCTGGCCATCCCCGCGCCGAACACCTACCGCCCGGACTTCTGCACCCCCGAGGGCGAGCTGGACTGGCGGCGGCAGCTGGACTTCGGCTTCGAACTGGTCGACGCCCAGTCCACCGGCAGCCTGGCCGCGTGCCTGGTGGAACCGATCCTGTCCTCCGGCGGCGTGCTCGAACCCCCGCCCGGCTACTTCGCCGCGCTGGCCGAGAAGTGCCGCGAGCGCGGCATGCTGCTGATCCTGGACGAGGCCCAGACCGGCCTGTGCCGCACCGGCACCTGGTACGCCTTCGAACGCGACGGCATCGTCCCGGACATCCTCACCCTGTCCAAGACCCTGGGCGCCGGACTCCCGCTGGCCGCGGTGATCACCAGCGCGGAGATCGAGGAGGCGGCCCACCGCCGCGACTACCTCTTCTTCACCACCCACGTCTCGGACCCGCTGGTCGCCGCGGTCGGCAACACCGTGCTCGACGTGCTCGAGCGCGACAACCTCGCCGAGCGCGCCCAGCGACTGGGCGAGCGGCTGCGCCAGGGCCTGACCCGGCTGGCGGAACGGCACGAGGTGGTCGGCGACGTCCGCGGCCGCGGCCTGCTGGCCGGGCTGGAACTGGTGGTGAACCGGGAAACCAAGCAGGCATCCGACGAGCTCGGCGCGGCGGTCACCCGGCGCTGCCTGGAACTGGGGCTGCACATGAACATCGTGCAGCTGCCGGGCATGGGCGGAGTGTTCCGGATCGCGCCGCCGCTGACCGCGACCGAGGAGGAGCTCGCCCTGGGCGTGGACCTGCTCGACCAGGCCATCGGCGACGTGGTGTCGGGCCGGGCCTGA
- a CDS encoding LysR substrate-binding domain-containing protein codes for MLNPWRLRLLSQLDTLGTVRAVAEAASQSASSVSQQLSVLEAETRTQLLERTGRRVRLTPAGQLLARRARAILDHMDTVEAELRSLGAEPAGLVRLGAFQSAIHSLAVPAVTQLARTHPQLEIELLELEPHESIPALRVGDADLIITTPDFVEVALGPDVDVVPLAVDPVVLVVPQEQAGQGPADLAAYAEQPWAFDVPGSYMAGLATRLCRQAGFEPRVVCRFSNYLMTLQHVEAGHSVTLLPALAVDRRYRVATRELTPAVTRTITAALRRGARPRAAVSLVLETVRRLPVPPGLLRS; via the coding sequence GTGCTGAACCCGTGGCGGCTGCGGCTGCTGAGCCAGCTGGACACCCTGGGCACCGTGCGCGCGGTCGCCGAGGCGGCCAGCCAGAGCGCCTCCAGCGTCTCCCAGCAGCTGTCCGTGCTGGAGGCGGAGACCCGCACCCAGCTGCTGGAACGCACCGGCCGCCGGGTCCGGCTGACCCCGGCGGGGCAGCTGCTCGCCCGCCGGGCGCGGGCCATCCTGGACCACATGGACACCGTGGAGGCGGAGCTGCGCAGCCTCGGCGCGGAACCGGCCGGGCTGGTCCGGCTGGGCGCGTTCCAGAGCGCGATCCACAGCCTGGCCGTGCCCGCGGTGACCCAGCTGGCCCGCACCCACCCGCAGCTGGAGATCGAGCTGCTGGAGCTGGAACCGCACGAGAGCATCCCGGCGCTGCGGGTGGGCGACGCGGACCTGATCATCACCACCCCGGACTTCGTCGAGGTCGCCCTCGGTCCGGACGTGGACGTGGTGCCGCTGGCGGTGGACCCGGTGGTGCTGGTGGTGCCGCAGGAGCAAGCCGGTCAGGGCCCGGCGGACCTGGCCGCCTACGCCGAGCAGCCGTGGGCCTTCGACGTGCCCGGCTCCTACATGGCCGGGCTGGCCACCCGGCTGTGCCGCCAGGCCGGGTTCGAGCCGAGGGTGGTGTGCCGCTTCAGCAACTACCTGATGACCCTCCAGCACGTGGAGGCCGGGCACTCGGTGACCCTGCTGCCCGCGCTGGCCGTGGACCGCCGCTACCGGGTGGCCACCCGCGAGCTGACCCCGGCGGTCACCCGCACCATCACCGCGGCGCTGCGGCGCGGCGCCCGGCCGAGGGCGGCGGTGAGCCTGGTGCTGGAGACGGTGCGCCGCCTGCCGGTGCCGCCTGGGCTGCTGCGGTCCTGA
- a CDS encoding sensor histidine kinase, producing MSAGAFTHPALFYRDDAEYLAGLLPFVTGGLDRGDPVAVAVPPSRHAVLHAALGAAAERVHWVDMSVAGRNPGRIIPTVLRQFADTHADRHAHIIGEPIWPGRTATEYPACVQHEALINHAFAGREVTIVCPYDTARLDPAVVADAHATHPEIWDGDRRAHSDRYDPDEVVARYNQPLPAAATAAERAVSSPAELRPVRRWTAAQALEFGLDGERVPQLELIVTELVTNSLRHAATDCLVRLWLAEGHLHCEVRDGGQLSDPLAGRRPRPPGQRGGRGLLLVHQLADLVRTHTTPEGTSQYALLRLA from the coding sequence CTGTCAGCCGGTGCGTTCACGCACCCAGCCCTGTTCTACCGCGATGACGCGGAGTACCTGGCCGGACTGCTGCCCTTCGTCACCGGCGGGCTCGACCGCGGTGACCCGGTCGCCGTGGCGGTCCCGCCGTCCCGGCACGCGGTGCTGCACGCCGCGCTCGGCGCCGCGGCCGAGCGGGTGCACTGGGTCGACATGTCCGTGGCCGGGCGCAACCCCGGCCGGATCATCCCGACCGTGCTGCGCCAGTTCGCCGACACCCACGCCGACCGGCACGCGCACATCATCGGCGAGCCGATCTGGCCGGGCCGCACCGCCACCGAGTACCCGGCCTGCGTGCAGCACGAGGCGCTGATCAACCACGCCTTCGCCGGGCGCGAGGTCACCATCGTCTGCCCCTACGACACCGCCCGGCTGGACCCGGCCGTGGTCGCCGACGCGCACGCCACCCACCCGGAGATCTGGGACGGCGACCGGCGCGCGCACAGCGACCGCTACGACCCGGACGAGGTGGTGGCCCGCTACAACCAGCCGCTGCCCGCCGCCGCGACCGCGGCCGAGCGCGCGGTCAGCTCCCCCGCCGAGCTGCGCCCGGTCCGCCGCTGGACCGCGGCCCAGGCGCTGGAGTTCGGCCTGGACGGCGAGCGGGTGCCGCAGCTGGAGCTGATCGTCACCGAGCTGGTCACCAACAGCCTGCGGCACGCCGCGACCGACTGCCTGGTCCGGCTGTGGCTGGCCGAGGGACACCTGCACTGCGAGGTCCGCGACGGCGGGCAGCTCAGCGATCCGCTGGCCGGCCGCCGCCCGCGCCCGCCCGGCCAGCGCGGCGGCCGCGGCCTGCTGCTGGTGCACCAGCTCGCCGACCTGGTCCGCACGCACACCACCCCCGAGGGCACCAGCCAGTACGCCCTGCTGCGCCTGGCCTGA
- a CDS encoding MEDS domain-containing protein, whose amino-acid sequence MRQSGVTEHARGLGPQDHLCWVYDDRAEFRRRAGEFLLDGLSLGQQVWYIAENDPGDPAEYLGGHTELGDALRRGAARVVPLAAVCQPRAYDQATDRAVAEGYTGLRVAANCTPLAVSRAFTSYERLVDQHMVARPFSAMCAYHRAELDEQVAEEIAALHPLSNTGGLGFRLYSSTEHVLTLTGELDLASRETFERAWRHAGPRPTDGLLTVDATDLDFLDHHSLLLMAEHAAAHGASLVLHTRWPGAAYLVRLLSLPDVRVEEAE is encoded by the coding sequence GTGCGACAGTCGGGTGTGACCGAGCATGCCCGCGGCCTGGGGCCGCAGGACCACCTCTGCTGGGTCTATGACGACCGGGCGGAGTTCCGGCGGCGGGCGGGCGAGTTCCTGCTCGACGGGCTCTCCCTCGGTCAACAGGTCTGGTACATCGCCGAGAACGATCCCGGCGACCCCGCCGAGTACCTGGGCGGGCACACCGAGCTGGGTGACGCGCTGCGGCGGGGCGCGGCGCGGGTGGTGCCGCTGGCCGCGGTGTGCCAGCCGCGCGCCTACGACCAGGCCACCGACCGGGCGGTGGCCGAGGGCTACACCGGGCTGCGGGTGGCCGCCAACTGCACCCCGCTGGCCGTGAGCAGGGCGTTCACCAGCTATGAGCGCCTGGTCGACCAGCACATGGTGGCCCGGCCGTTCTCCGCGATGTGCGCCTACCACCGCGCGGAGCTGGACGAGCAGGTCGCCGAGGAGATCGCCGCGCTGCACCCGCTGAGCAACACCGGCGGTCTCGGCTTCCGGCTGTACAGCTCGACCGAGCACGTGCTCACCCTGACCGGCGAGCTGGACCTGGCCAGCCGGGAGACCTTCGAGCGGGCCTGGCGGCACGCCGGTCCCCGGCCCACCGACGGCCTGCTGACGGTGGACGCGACCGACCTGGACTTCCTGGACCACCACAGCCTGCTGCTGATGGCCGAGCACGCCGCCGCGCACGGGGCGAGCCTGGTGCTGCACACCCGGTGGCCGGGGGCCGCCTACCTGGTCCGGCTGCTGAGCCTGCCGGACGTACGCGTGGAAGAGGCCGAGTGA
- a CDS encoding glycoside hydrolase family 99-like domain-containing protein, producing MIGRCLLLVVCLLAALAGSPDARAAVANSEGKVVDPVPLLEFRTAGQAGWFWTLSQAEGNAAEGQYGMARQHTRLGFLRRQAFPGSQPLYRLRVADRSAYLLTASASERQSLLDSGRFTEGGVLGHLAAGKQAGTELLYRMSNGAEWRVVPAAKQAEFAGRGYRTDGPLGYVWPAFHRTGAVYFGTFDAKGNQAMMAGTQRVYGRAGDWWGGLRDFAGAGVPRNAWHWPREDFTDREPAIGFYDDAQPETLRKQIIQATGAGLRYFSFYWYWNPADGGAENYIEGLRAFLKASNRTDIDFNVLPCLHPWKDGPVSLALPAEQITKAANLIVDTYLTQPNYLRANDGRPILSVCDARGIGRGTADGMHVEDTRRFTDAVRARAREKLGEEVLITVNGGVPAGTGFEGSDCLGQFDSSRSYQRYADNQRAFFRNFPGTLLRCATSDFDERPRIAISIPDPGPDPELLRQRFRWYPDADLPGFERLLAAVRQDIAESTRPSTVDNFVSLYAWNEWHEGGYVEPNKRDGCAYLDAVRRQLGLTTGAGCVAAPA from the coding sequence GTGATCGGACGCTGTCTGCTGCTCGTGGTGTGCCTGCTCGCTGCCCTGGCCGGTTCGCCGGACGCGCGGGCGGCGGTGGCCAACTCCGAAGGCAAGGTCGTGGATCCGGTGCCGCTGCTGGAGTTCCGCACCGCGGGCCAGGCCGGCTGGTTCTGGACGCTGTCGCAGGCCGAGGGCAACGCCGCCGAGGGCCAGTACGGCATGGCGCGGCAGCACACCCGGCTCGGCTTCCTGCGGCGGCAGGCATTTCCCGGCAGCCAGCCGCTGTACCGGCTGCGGGTGGCCGACCGCTCGGCCTACCTGCTGACCGCCTCGGCGAGCGAGCGGCAGAGCCTGCTGGACTCCGGCCGGTTCACCGAGGGCGGGGTGCTCGGCCACCTCGCGGCGGGCAAGCAGGCGGGCACCGAACTGCTGTACCGGATGTCCAACGGGGCCGAGTGGCGGGTGGTGCCCGCGGCGAAGCAGGCCGAGTTCGCCGGGCGCGGCTACCGCACGGACGGTCCGCTCGGCTATGTGTGGCCCGCCTTCCACCGCACCGGCGCGGTCTACTTCGGCACCTTCGACGCCAAGGGCAACCAGGCCATGATGGCCGGTACGCAACGGGTCTACGGCCGGGCCGGCGACTGGTGGGGCGGGCTGCGCGACTTCGCGGGCGCGGGGGTGCCGCGCAACGCCTGGCACTGGCCGCGGGAGGACTTCACCGACCGGGAACCGGCCATCGGCTTCTACGACGACGCCCAGCCGGAGACCCTGCGCAAGCAGATCATCCAGGCCACCGGCGCGGGGCTGCGGTACTTCAGCTTCTACTGGTACTGGAACCCGGCCGACGGCGGCGCGGAGAACTACATCGAGGGCCTGCGCGCGTTCCTGAAAGCCAGTAACCGCACCGACATCGACTTCAACGTGCTGCCCTGCCTGCACCCCTGGAAGGACGGGCCGGTCTCCCTCGCGCTGCCCGCCGAGCAGATCACCAAGGCCGCCAACCTCATCGTCGACACCTACCTGACCCAGCCGAACTACCTGCGCGCCAACGACGGCAGGCCGATCCTGAGCGTGTGCGACGCCCGCGGCATCGGCCGGGGCACCGCGGACGGCATGCACGTGGAGGACACCCGCCGGTTCACCGACGCGGTCCGCGCGCGGGCCAGGGAGAAGCTCGGCGAGGAGGTGCTGATCACCGTCAACGGCGGCGTCCCGGCCGGCACCGGCTTCGAGGGCAGCGACTGCCTCGGCCAGTTCGACAGCTCACGTTCCTACCAGCGCTACGCCGACAACCAGCGCGCCTTCTTCCGCAACTTCCCCGGCACGCTGCTGCGCTGCGCCACCTCCGACTTCGACGAGCGCCCCCGGATCGCCATCTCCATCCCCGATCCAGGGCCGGACCCGGAGCTGCTGCGGCAGCGGTTCCGCTGGTACCCCGACGCCGACCTGCCCGGCTTCGAGCGCCTGCTGGCCGCGGTGCGCCAGGACATCGCCGAGTCCACCCGACCGTCCACAGTGGACAACTTCGTCTCGTTGTACGCCTGGAACGAGTGGCACGAGGGCGGCTACGTGGAGCCGAACAAGCGGGACGGCTGCGCCTACCTGGACGCGGTCCGCCGTCAGCTCGGGCTGACCACCGGCGCGGGCTGCGTGGCCGCCCCGGCCTGA
- a CDS encoding acyltransferase has translation MDGLAAPPAARVSPHQARLPSLTGMRFVAALLVFATHGIFVNVLGDQAVKDGYRAVAINMGSVGVSFFFILSGFILTFVAPPGDTLKRFWRRRFFKIYPNHVLMFAVVGLLAGLPALWLWLPNLLLLHGWWPNYQLMTSVNAVSWTLSCELFFYFSFPFLLSWINRIRPENLGRWFWGTAAVGLAIPFLSRFVIPTGPQPIEGTDIGLYELWFSTHFPPTRALEFLIGMLCARRLLLGLAPRIGLAMSTGILVACYVVSLWLPPVFTQVAMWIVPLALLTTALARADVEDTFTPLRSRPLVFLGDTTYAFYLTHGMVLGTVTYGLQQFVGPGSVGLGVIVLAVCLVLALGLAALLYVCWERPIMRRFSRSRTQVRPG, from the coding sequence TTGGATGGTCTTGCCGCGCCTCCGGCCGCGCGGGTCTCCCCGCACCAGGCCAGGTTGCCCTCGCTGACCGGGATGCGGTTCGTGGCCGCGTTGCTGGTCTTCGCCACGCACGGAATTTTCGTCAACGTGCTCGGCGACCAGGCGGTCAAGGACGGCTACCGGGCGGTGGCCATCAACATGGGCTCGGTCGGGGTGTCCTTCTTCTTCATCCTCAGCGGGTTCATCCTCACCTTCGTCGCACCGCCGGGTGACACGCTGAAGCGGTTCTGGCGCAGGCGGTTCTTCAAGATCTACCCCAACCACGTGCTGATGTTCGCGGTGGTCGGGCTGCTGGCCGGGCTGCCCGCGCTGTGGCTGTGGCTGCCCAACCTGTTGCTGCTGCACGGCTGGTGGCCCAACTACCAGCTGATGACCAGCGTGAACGCGGTCAGCTGGACGCTGAGCTGCGAGCTGTTCTTCTACTTCAGCTTCCCGTTCCTGCTCAGCTGGATCAACCGGATCCGGCCGGAGAACTTGGGTCGCTGGTTCTGGGGCACCGCCGCGGTCGGGCTGGCCATCCCGTTCCTGTCCCGCTTCGTGATCCCGACCGGGCCGCAGCCCATCGAGGGCACCGACATCGGCCTGTACGAGCTGTGGTTCTCCACCCACTTCCCGCCCACCAGGGCGCTGGAGTTCCTGATCGGCATGCTGTGCGCCCGGCGGTTGCTGCTCGGCCTGGCCCCCCGGATCGGCCTGGCCATGTCGACCGGGATCCTGGTGGCCTGCTACGTGGTGAGCCTGTGGCTGCCGCCGGTGTTCACCCAGGTGGCGATGTGGATCGTGCCGCTGGCGCTGCTTACCACCGCGCTGGCCAGGGCGGATGTCGAGGACACGTTCACCCCGCTGCGCAGCCGTCCGCTGGTCTTCCTCGGCGACACCACCTACGCCTTCTACCTCACCCACGGCATGGTGCTGGGCACGGTGACCTACGGCCTGCAGCAGTTCGTCGGGCCCGGCAGCGTCGGCCTCGGCGTGATCGTGCTGGCGGTGTGCCTGGTGCTGGCGCTCGGGCTGGCCGCGCTGCTCTACGTGTGCTGGGAGCGGCCGATCATGCGCCGGTTCAGCCGCTCCAGGACCCAGGTGCGGCCGGGCTAG
- a CDS encoding DinB family protein, which translates to MSTTRITNGTERALIENMLDRNREALIETARGLSEADARRKLVASLTTPISLLKHAAAAERIWFQRFWAGLEESECDGYAARDLGTFAVTEDETLADVIAEFERTSQRSREIAARFSLDDTKDIPREGTISMRFTLLAMIEEFARHAGHGDILREQLTHA; encoded by the coding sequence ATGAGCACCACCAGGATCACCAACGGCACCGAGCGAGCGCTCATCGAGAACATGCTCGACCGCAACCGCGAAGCCCTGATCGAGACCGCCCGCGGCCTCTCCGAAGCCGACGCCCGCCGCAAGCTCGTCGCCTCGCTGACCACCCCGATCTCCCTGCTCAAGCACGCCGCGGCGGCCGAGCGGATCTGGTTCCAGCGGTTCTGGGCCGGGCTTGAGGAGTCCGAGTGCGACGGGTACGCCGCGCGGGACCTGGGCACCTTCGCCGTCACCGAGGACGAGACCCTGGCCGACGTGATCGCTGAGTTCGAGCGGACAAGCCAGCGGTCGCGGGAGATCGCCGCGCGCTTCAGCCTCGACGACACCAAGGACATCCCCCGCGAGGGCACCATCAGCATGCGGTTCACCCTGCTGGCCATGATCGAGGAGTTCGCCCGGCACGCGGGGCACGGCGACATCCTCCGCGAACAGCTCACCCACGCCTGA